Proteins from a single region of Seriola aureovittata isolate HTS-2021-v1 ecotype China chromosome 9, ASM2101889v1, whole genome shotgun sequence:
- the adora1b gene encoding adenosine receptor A1b yields the protein MPGALFSAESLYIGMEVVIALASVIGNVMVVWAVKINKSLRDTTFCFIVSLALADIAVGALVIPLAITISIGLQTHFYSCLLVACTVLVLTQSSILALLAIAIDRYLRVKIPTRYKRVVTPRRAALAVVICWTVAFIVGLTPMLGWNNLGRLQQNGSISSDLIITCRFENVISMDYMVYFNFFGWVLPPLLLMLVIYAEIFYMIHKQLNNKKITTSHTDPNKYYDKELNLAKSLALVLFLFASSWLPLHIINCITLFCPECKTPIVLLYIAILLTHGNSAVNPIVYAFRIKKFRTAFRKIWQQYFCCKDTPALEIQPSDRKEMPNPEPQPAPPPPQLTQTEILKSDPPQQQPPPPEQQQQDQRSEPLQQPKEHPPLLEQNAV from the exons ATGCCCGGAGCACTTTTCTCAGCAGAGTCGCTCTACATAGGGATGGAGGTGGTGATTGCACTCGCGTCTGTGATCGGGAATGTGATGGTGGTTTGGGCGGTGAAAATTAATAAATCGTTGCGAGACACCACGTTTTGTTTCATCGTCTCCCTGGCTCTGGCGGATATTGCTGTAGGAGCCCTCGTCATCCCTTTGGCCATTACTATCAGCATCGGACTTCAAACTCACTTTTACAGCTGCCTGCTCGTGGCGTGCACGGTGCTGGTGCTGACTCAAAGTTCAATCCTGGCCCTCCTGGCTATTGCAATTGACCGCTATCTCAGGGTCAAGATCCCGACCAG GTACAAGCGGGTGGTGACCCCTCGGCGAGCGGCGCTGGCAGTGGTGATATGCTGGACGGTGGCTTTCATCGTGGGACTCACGCCCATGTTAGGCTGGAACAACCTGGGGCGCCTCCAGCAGAACGGCTCCATCAGCTCTGACCTCATCATCACCTGCCGGTTCGAAAACGTCATCAGCATGGACTACATGGTGTATTTCAACTTTTTCGGCTGGGTGCTGCCGCCCCTGCTTCTCATGCTGGTTATCTATGCAGAGATCTTCTACATGATTCACAAGCAACTTAACAATAAGAAGATCACCACCAGTCACACGGACCCCAACAAGTACTATGACAAGGAGCTGAATCTTGCTAAATCTCTGGCTCTGgtcctttttctctttgctaGCAGCTGGCTCCCCCTTCACATCATCAACTGCATCACACTCTTCTGCCCTGAGTGCAAGACGCCCATAGTCCTCCTCTATATCGCCATCCTGCTCACCCACGGCAACTCCGCTGTCAACCCAATTGTCTACGCTTTCCGCATTAAGAAGTTCCGCACAGCCTTCCGGAAAATCTGGCAGCAGTACTTCTGCTGTAAGGACACACCAGCTCTGGAGATTCAGCCCAGCGACAGGAAAGAGATGCCCAATCCAGAGCCACAGCCGGCGCCACCGCCGCCGCAGCTCACTCAGACGGAAATCCTGAAATCTGATCCACCACAACAGCAGCCACCTCcacctgagcagcagcagcaggaccagAGGTCCGAACCGCTGCAGCAACCTAAAGAGCATCCGCCCTTACTGGAGCAGAACGCAGTCTAA
- the dclre1b gene encoding 5' exonuclease Apollo has product MYVNGNVIPHTPLAVDFWQVRKCPGTRLFFLSHMHSDHTVGLTSTWSDRAIYCSPATATLLKLKLQVKEKWVHPLELAEPHLLPLDDIGKETLTVTLIDANHCPGAVMFLFEGYFGSILYTGDFRYTPSMLREPCLRTNTAIDVLYLDNTNCDPNRTLPSRQRATQQIKEIIRSHPNHNVVIGLYSLGKESLLLELAMEFKTWIEVSFQRMETLKVLELPDVFTTDPGAGRIRAVDQSEICSATFHRWNKEQPTLAILPTSRPLVSFHPNVHVVPYSDHSSYQELEDFVSALKPTCLIPIVGKCVPGSLSALLPSKKRHEILVPESVRQHMLRQPENQLSSSACTSLRRRHCRPLPPKGVIFESPVSASRRSCEDVWGAECQEQDASDEEMDTEGSERDSDCVLIDMSKKLTPNKNIRGAGDMWSLNIVQTVSEDMVMAESVPFSQLTQSNFAPVEILTNTKACLQPVRTRKRHFHTNGKIISKTALSENYSSQHGQHGNVENNTLSNDDSMDQDSGHGINQDDDIMSNDNNMSQHNGCEKDQGNSMALFQNSPINDSCNSSSPFNDLREEYIEQLENSILKGLTFTEEDLKTWDLLQHSFMQQYPLCPLHDEKDDVSDK; this is encoded by the exons ATGTACGTCAATGGGAATGTTATCCCGCACACCCCGCTGGCCGTAGACTTCTGGCAGGTGCGGAAATGTCCTGGCACCCGTCTGTTTTTCTTGTCCCACATGCACAGCGACCACACGGTGGGTTTGACCTCCACCTGGAGCGACCGGGCCATCTACTGCTCACCCGCCACTGCCACACTGCTCAAACTCAAACTGCAG GTGAAAGAAAAGTGGGTCCATCCATTGGAGCTGGCTGAGCCACACCTGCTGCCACTGGATGACATCGGCAAGGAGACGCTGACGGTTACCCTAATAGACGCCAACCACTGTCCAGGGGCTGTCATGTTTCTTTTCGAAGGCTACTTTGGCTCTATACTGTACACAG GTGACTTCAGATATACTCCCTCAATGCTGCGTGAGCCGTGCCTGAGGACAAACACCGCTATAGATGTGCTGTACCTAGACAACACCAACTGTGACCCCAACCGCACCCTCCCCTCCAGACAGCGAGCCACTCAACAAATCAAAGAGATCATCCGCAGCCACCCAAACCACAATGTTGTCATAG GTCTGTATTCACTGGGAAAGGAGTCCCTGCTGTTGGAGCTGGCGATGGAGTTTAAAACCTGGATTGAGGTGAGCTTTCAGAGGATGGAGACCCTAAAGGTTCTGGAACTGCCTGACGTTTTCACCACTGACCCGGGAGCCGGTCGTATCCGAGCCGTGGACCAGTCAGAGATCTGTTCTGCCACTTTTCACCGGTGGAACAAAGAACAACCCACTTTGGCCATCTTGCCCACAAGCAGGCCCCTGGTATCCTTCCACCCCAATGTCCATGTGGTGCCCTATTCCGACCACTCCTCATACCAAGAACTGGAGGATTTTGTCTCTGCGCTTAAACCTACCTGCCTTATACCCATTGTAGGAAAGTGTGTACCTGGAAGTCTTTCTGCCTTACTGCCCAGCAAAAAGCGCCATGAAATCCTGGTGCCTGAGTCAGTACGACAACACATGTTGAGACAGCCTGAGAACCAGCTCAGCTCATCAGCATGCACCAGCCTTCGCCGTAGACACTGCAGACCTCTTCCTCCCAAAGGGGTGATATTTGAGTCTCCTGTGAGTGCGTCCAGGAGGTCATGTGAAGATGTCTGGGGAGCAGAATGCCAGGAACAAGATGCTTCTGATGAAGAGATGGACACAGAAGGTAGTGAAAGGGACTCTGATTGTGTCCTTATCGATATGAGCAAGAAACTCACCCCTAACAAAAACATAAGAGGGGCTGGAGACATGTGGAGCCTCAACATCGTCCAGACAGTCTCTGAAGATATGGTGATGGCAGAGTCAGTGCCATTCAGTCAACTCACCCAGAGCAACTTTGCTCCAGTGGAGATCCTGACCAACACAAAGGCTTGCTTGCAGCCTGTCAGGACCAGGAAAAGGCATTTTCATACTAATGGCAAAATAATCAGCAAGACAGCATTGAGTGAAAATTACAGTAGTCAACATGGTCAACATGGAAATGTTGAGAACAACACACTGTCAAATGATGATAGCATGGATCAGGACAGTGGACATGGAATCAATCAGGATGATGACATAATGTCAAATGACAATAACATGAGTCAGCACAATGGATGTGAAAAAGATCAGGGCAACAGCATGGCATTATTTCAAAACAGCCCCATTAACGATTCCTGCAATTCATCTAGCCCCTTTAATGACCTGAGGGAGGAATATATAGAGCAGCttgaaaacagtattttaaagGGTCTCACCTTCACAGAGGAGGACCTAAAAACCTGGGACCTCCTGCAGCACAGCTTTATGCAACAGTACCCCCTCTGTCCACTACATGACGAAAAAGATGACGTCTCAGACAAATAA